The proteins below are encoded in one region of Candidatus Thiodiazotropha sp. LNASS1:
- a CDS encoding response regulator transcription factor, translating to MSRQQTVYIVDDEEPVRRALTLLAKADGLRSKSFCSAIDFLSELDKVDSGCLLLDVCMPEMTGPELQQELKKRNCPLPVIIITGHGDIPVAVRAMQAGAQDFIEKPFDSEDLMERVHKCLSNAAKIDEKDQLKLEAGRLLSKLTRREYQIMELLVAGRRNKEIARELYISFRTVELHRAKIMEKLDAKSLSDIVRIAMLHTMG from the coding sequence ATGAGTAGACAACAGACAGTTTATATAGTTGACGATGAAGAACCAGTACGCCGCGCATTGACCCTGCTGGCCAAAGCCGATGGTTTAAGATCTAAATCATTCTGTTCAGCGATAGACTTCCTGAGCGAACTCGACAAAGTCGACTCTGGCTGTTTATTGCTCGATGTCTGCATGCCGGAGATGACAGGCCCGGAACTCCAGCAAGAACTGAAGAAACGGAACTGTCCACTACCGGTTATTATCATCACAGGCCACGGGGATATCCCTGTAGCAGTCCGTGCAATGCAGGCTGGAGCGCAGGATTTCATAGAGAAACCATTTGACAGTGAAGATCTTATGGAACGCGTGCATAAGTGTCTGAGCAATGCGGCAAAAATTGATGAAAAAGATCAACTGAAATTGGAGGCAGGAAGACTGCTTTCCAAATTAACCCGAAGGGAATATCAAATTATGGAACTGCTTGTTGCAGGTCGGCGCAACAAAGAAATTGCCCGGGAATTATATATCAGCTTCAGGACGGTTGAACTTCACCGAGCAAAGATTATGGAAAAACTCGATGCAAAGTCCCTATCCGATATAGTACGCATCGCCATGCTTCACACTATGGGTTAA
- a CDS encoding group 1 truncated hemoglobin translates to MSETESNLYVRLGGQEGIAAIVEDIWSNHVSNPAIKQRYAQSDPENVKRLVREFFGAGIGGPETYTGRDMLTAHKGMNISDKEFVAVVDDVLSALDKNRVGQRERDEVLCILYSMKGDIVHV, encoded by the coding sequence ATGAGTGAAACCGAATCTAATCTATATGTACGACTGGGTGGTCAGGAAGGCATAGCAGCTATTGTCGAAGATATCTGGAGTAACCATGTCAGCAATCCAGCCATAAAACAGCGTTATGCACAAAGTGACCCGGAAAATGTTAAACGCCTGGTACGTGAGTTTTTCGGTGCCGGTATTGGCGGTCCGGAAACATATACTGGTCGTGACATGCTTACAGCACACAAAGGAATGAATATCAGTGACAAGGAGTTTGTTGCCGTTGTCGATGATGTGTTAAGCGCACTAGACAAAAACCGTGTTGGCCAGCGAGAGAGAGATGAAGTTTTGTGCATTCTCTATTCCATGAAAGGAGATATTGTCCATGTCTGA
- a CDS encoding (4Fe-4S)-binding protein has product MNNLSWDEKTCQHAGNCVKGLPSVFRIENGQFVIDESAASLEEIKKIVDSCPSGALKLQD; this is encoded by the coding sequence ATGAATAACTTAAGCTGGGATGAGAAGACCTGTCAGCATGCAGGGAACTGCGTCAAAGGCTTACCGTCTGTTTTCAGAATAGAGAACGGCCAATTCGTTATTGATGAAAGTGCTGCAAGCCTTGAAGAAATCAAAAAGATTGTCGATAGCTGCCCTTCTGGTGCATTAAAGCTACAAGACTAA
- a CDS encoding glutathione S-transferase family protein, producing MLGDHLKTKMILFGIANDPDTLKCLMTAGEKGVDIDSRVVGETALSADSQEFRSMSPFGTTPCLKDVDFILCGTSTIMSYLNDKGFGPSLIPRNGVARALHYQWSEIATEHVAPLVSKLLTNDANESTDAALAALFDALDRQVQDKRYRGDFIVGEFTLADLHWAPYIHCCELTGKGELISARRAMKNWWEKVKAHKSTSKENYVAYDVLPTMEEIKANQLRSVTINV from the coding sequence ATGTTAGGCGACCATTTAAAAACCAAGATGATATTGTTCGGCATAGCAAATGACCCCGATACATTAAAGTGCTTGATGACAGCAGGTGAAAAAGGTGTGGATATTGACAGCCGGGTTGTAGGAGAGACCGCATTATCAGCCGATTCCCAGGAGTTCCGCTCGATGTCACCATTCGGCACAACGCCATGCCTCAAAGATGTAGACTTTATTCTCTGCGGCACATCAACCATCATGTCTTACCTCAACGATAAAGGTTTCGGTCCATCACTGATACCGAGGAATGGTGTCGCACGTGCCCTGCACTACCAATGGTCTGAGATTGCCACAGAACATGTCGCGCCTCTTGTATCTAAACTGCTCACTAACGATGCTAACGAGTCTACCGATGCAGCTTTGGCCGCCTTATTTGACGCATTGGACAGGCAGGTACAGGATAAAAGATATCGCGGGGATTTTATCGTCGGAGAATTTACTCTAGCTGACCTTCACTGGGCACCATACATACACTGTTGCGAGCTAACCGGGAAAGGTGAACTAATCTCAGCACGTAGAGCCATGAAGAACTGGTGGGAAAAAGTAAAGGCACACAAGAGTACAAGCAAGGAGAATTATGTAGCTTATGACGTTCTGCCAACCATGGAAGAGATTAAGGCAAATCAACTTAGATCTGTCACAATCAATGTTTAG
- a CDS encoding 2Fe-2S iron-sulfur cluster binding domain-containing protein — translation MFGLFGKSKKEFQAIIKPSGKTLEVKAGDNLLKAGLAAGLRWPHDCRVGSCGTCKCRLLEGKVKELSDFAYVLDGDDLNRGMILACQAQLKSDVAIEVELNPGDEDGAGVSTTTGILSATRMLTHDIMELKITIDQPLREEGGHYLAGQYADISFPGISHPRSYSFAAAPEDDRRNELTFFVRKVPNGELTGWLFEGDRTGSPVTVSGPYGSFWLREGDGPVVCIAGGSGMSSIKALLEHAANMGCNRDIIYLFGARTQADLYCLDKMSALEQEWYSGNTLRFIPVLSDEPDNSNWQGLRGMVTEHIPDQLKDWSSTQAYLCGPPPMIDAAIKSLRQQGVDQNNIHFDKFLDASSMPNGRQ, via the coding sequence ATGTTCGGCCTTTTCGGAAAATCGAAAAAAGAGTTCCAGGCCATAATCAAGCCATCCGGCAAAACCCTTGAGGTAAAGGCAGGTGATAATCTGCTGAAGGCCGGACTGGCTGCCGGATTGCGATGGCCCCATGACTGTCGCGTAGGGAGTTGTGGAACTTGTAAATGTCGTTTGCTCGAGGGCAAAGTCAAGGAACTCTCTGATTTTGCATATGTTCTAGATGGCGATGACTTAAATAGAGGCATGATTTTAGCCTGCCAGGCACAACTCAAAAGCGACGTAGCGATCGAGGTCGAATTGAACCCAGGAGATGAGGATGGGGCTGGTGTAAGCACCACGACAGGCATATTGAGTGCAACCCGTATGCTTACACACGATATCATGGAATTGAAAATCACGATTGATCAGCCCCTGCGGGAAGAGGGTGGACATTATCTGGCAGGACAATATGCTGACATCAGTTTTCCTGGGATCAGCCATCCAAGATCCTACTCATTTGCGGCAGCGCCCGAAGATGACAGAAGAAACGAACTTACTTTTTTCGTTCGTAAAGTCCCCAATGGGGAGCTTACCGGGTGGTTGTTCGAGGGTGACCGAACGGGAAGTCCGGTTACTGTGAGTGGACCTTACGGATCGTTTTGGCTGCGGGAAGGTGATGGGCCAGTCGTTTGTATTGCCGGTGGTAGCGGAATGAGTTCGATCAAGGCTTTGCTTGAACATGCAGCCAACATGGGCTGCAACCGAGACATTATCTACCTTTTCGGAGCCCGAACACAGGCAGATCTGTATTGCCTGGACAAGATGAGCGCTCTCGAACAAGAATGGTATTCAGGAAATACTCTACGCTTTATTCCAGTCCTTTCAGATGAGCCGGACAACAGCAATTGGCAGGGATTGCGAGGTATGGTAACTGAACATATTCCTGATCAACTAAAAGACTGGTCATCCACACAGGCCTATCTTTGCGGTCCACCGCCAATGATTGACGCAGCCATCAAATCCCTTAGGCAGCAAGGTGTGGATCAAAACAACATTCATTTCGATAAGTTCCTTGATGCCAGCAGTATGCCCAATGGCCGCCAATAA
- a CDS encoding fatty acid desaturase, with product MNKLIINLRYFLTPALIVTSLIGIVIGGPWVWLGVAMFVASIILDWITSILPTHANPAGTDKDGELNGIPWLLNTMMYMQFPVFVALQLSLVWRVYEYTTGVPIGSTEILSAMEIAGVSLPAISIQTGITGIELIGASISAALYMGLGIMFGHELSHTKGWTFVLSRWMMGLSGIAHFCYAHVYNHHLELAHEDDPATCPRGRNIYKHYLLSHFGQSRFLYVMEQQRLKRLGKVFFSPANRWIRGYFISLPTVFMFWFAGGWEGLGIMAITWIISGFELEVLNFLEHYGLIREKGQPIEYRHSWDVGESPFTQFGFIEIGRQGDHHDRGETHFWELEEVGSPDTGLGYYAMFSLLLVPPAWESFIKPHLAKWDAEMASEGERRIAQRLNAKAGWHDMDQISAQASSA from the coding sequence ATGAATAAATTGATTATCAATTTAAGATATTTTCTTACACCAGCGCTTATCGTCACCTCATTAATAGGTATTGTTATCGGTGGTCCGTGGGTATGGCTTGGTGTGGCTATGTTCGTCGCCTCGATCATACTTGATTGGATCACCAGTATTTTACCAACACACGCGAACCCGGCTGGCACTGACAAGGATGGCGAACTAAATGGAATACCCTGGCTTCTGAATACGATGATGTACATGCAGTTCCCTGTATTCGTTGCCTTACAATTATCACTTGTATGGCGTGTTTATGAGTACACGACTGGTGTACCCATAGGTTCAACAGAAATACTGAGTGCGATGGAAATTGCCGGTGTCTCACTACCGGCAATCAGTATTCAGACAGGCATTACGGGTATTGAACTGATAGGTGCATCAATTTCTGCCGCCCTGTACATGGGACTGGGCATCATGTTTGGCCATGAGCTATCCCATACCAAGGGCTGGACATTCGTATTGTCACGCTGGATGATGGGGTTGAGCGGGATTGCACACTTCTGCTACGCGCATGTCTATAATCATCACCTTGAATTGGCACATGAAGATGACCCCGCCACCTGCCCTCGCGGTCGCAATATCTATAAACACTATCTTTTATCTCACTTTGGCCAATCGCGATTTCTGTATGTCATGGAGCAGCAACGGCTAAAGCGCCTGGGAAAGGTTTTTTTCTCGCCAGCCAATCGTTGGATCCGCGGTTATTTTATAAGCCTGCCAACAGTTTTTATGTTCTGGTTCGCAGGCGGTTGGGAGGGTCTTGGTATCATGGCTATCACATGGATAATTTCCGGCTTTGAACTCGAAGTGTTGAATTTTCTCGAGCATTACGGGCTTATTCGCGAGAAGGGCCAACCAATCGAGTATCGTCACTCATGGGATGTTGGTGAATCACCTTTCACTCAATTCGGTTTCATTGAAATCGGCCGCCAGGGCGATCACCACGACCGTGGAGAAACCCACTTCTGGGAACTCGAAGAGGTCGGTTCACCCGATACAGGATTGGGTTATTACGCCATGTTTTCACTCTTGCTGGTCCCGCCCGCATGGGAGAGCTTCATTAAACCTCACTTGGCAAAATGGGATGCTGAAATGGCCTCAGAGGGAGAGCGACGTATAGCTCAACGCCTGAATGCAAAGGCCGGTTGGCACGATATGGATCAAATATCGGCCCAGGCCAGTAGTGCCTGA
- a CDS encoding glutathione S-transferase family protein: protein MHLRGYPADPNTNKCLLMAAEKDIRLNCELLDIEAGACESPEYRRLSPFGKAPCLKEGGYVVSGIQAILAYMDVRGEGGSLNPKKAAILGEQNYWVDVAERFIDPNVTVLTSRLKNNTESANENDVQSAKAVIGEAMDTLDTVLSDRRRFIAGDYSFADIHWTAAVHLCVLADHQDLISDRPNIKQWYDRVKGHTSKVSKKQTYSHLASLEEIREKRLKSVA, encoded by the coding sequence ATGCATCTTCGGGGCTATCCCGCAGATCCGAATACCAACAAATGCCTACTCATGGCTGCAGAAAAGGATATTAGACTGAACTGCGAGTTGTTGGATATCGAGGCTGGTGCATGTGAAAGCCCGGAATATCGTCGATTATCACCTTTTGGAAAGGCCCCCTGCCTCAAAGAAGGCGGGTATGTAGTCAGTGGAATTCAAGCAATATTGGCCTACATGGATGTGCGCGGCGAAGGTGGATCGCTCAATCCGAAAAAAGCAGCGATACTCGGTGAGCAAAACTACTGGGTTGATGTGGCCGAGAGATTCATTGATCCGAACGTAACCGTTCTTACTTCTAGGCTGAAAAACAATACCGAATCAGCGAATGAAAATGATGTGCAAAGCGCCAAAGCGGTAATCGGTGAGGCGATGGATACCCTCGATACCGTACTCTCGGATCGTCGACGATTCATTGCCGGTGACTACTCTTTTGCAGACATTCACTGGACGGCGGCAGTCCATCTCTGCGTATTAGCCGACCATCAGGATTTAATATCCGACCGACCCAATATCAAACAATGGTATGACAGGGTTAAGGGTCATACCAGTAAAGTCAGTAAAAAACAGACCTACAGCCATTTAGCGTCACTTGAGGAAATACGCGAAAAACGCCTCAAGTCTGTGGCCTGA
- a CDS encoding glutathione S-transferase family protein, with translation MTDLFAFGSATQRLDAEGRYGTAGDLKKTQYVMQLLGFPGDADTLKALIVAAEKGIEIESGILDITQNINKSEDYLSISPLGIMPALKEAHYQVAGDLGIISFIEGRGLGNRLPPRNAAVLAEQNYWIDIARSNVAPHVNAIMDEKVLKAMNEKPIQADTEVIETARQALASPLNALDSQLANKEFIVGDYSYADVHWTAYVHLLCVSGEQSLISQRNNLSQWLERIKRHKSFSGQNIVAYDLLPSLEDIQAKNINDVVITDF, from the coding sequence ATGACAGATTTATTCGCTTTTGGCAGCGCAACACAACGCCTGGATGCAGAAGGTCGATATGGGACGGCGGGCGACCTGAAGAAGACACAGTACGTTATGCAGCTACTCGGCTTTCCCGGTGATGCCGATACTCTGAAAGCGCTTATAGTCGCGGCTGAAAAGGGTATTGAGATCGAGAGTGGCATCCTGGATATCACCCAAAATATCAATAAATCAGAGGATTATCTGAGTATCTCTCCACTGGGCATAATGCCTGCATTGAAGGAGGCTCACTACCAGGTTGCCGGTGATTTAGGCATTATCAGTTTCATTGAAGGTCGGGGCTTAGGGAACCGCCTGCCACCGAGAAATGCAGCGGTTTTGGCGGAACAGAACTATTGGATCGATATAGCTCGCAGCAATGTCGCCCCTCATGTAAATGCCATCATGGATGAAAAGGTGTTGAAAGCCATGAATGAAAAACCAATTCAAGCAGACACTGAAGTCATTGAAACGGCACGCCAAGCCCTTGCTTCACCACTGAATGCACTTGATTCACAGCTTGCCAACAAGGAATTTATCGTTGGCGATTATAGCTATGCCGACGTACACTGGACCGCATATGTGCATCTGTTGTGCGTAAGCGGTGAACAGTCACTCATCAGTCAGCGCAACAACCTCAGTCAATGGCTGGAGAGAATAAAGCGCCACAAGAGCTTTTCAGGCCAGAATATTGTAGCCTATGATCTCTTGCCGAGCCTGGAAGATATTCAAGCCAAGAACATTAACGATGTGGTTATCACTGACTTTTAG
- a CDS encoding C-GCAxxG-C-C family (seleno)protein, whose product MIEAPDLTLSVNWFSVTTLSIAIKMMSDKQSTLKQVCQVADRTKVAVERFCDGCNCSQAVLTSFADRYDLDESLAMRIASGLGGGVGRMGDVCGTLTGAALVLGLELGPKTREEPDAKEATYVATRQLQERFIERHGSSRCKQLLEKDLSIAEEYQQAKALDLFKTRCPDYVETVVTLLDDLLNEKKTNMKQKILTMLELQDAMNRKVNSDWLDAGYPWYRAIWTECAEMLDHYGWKWWKHQKPDMQQVHLEIVDIWHFALSDLILHNTTLEEAAELAMKGLGEPSEAVDFRTSIEQLAMASIQTQSADISHFAAVMQAAELGFDELFKTYVGKNVLNFFRQDHGYKEGSYIKMWNGREDNEHLAEILARLDANSADFSDEIYRQLELAYPAE is encoded by the coding sequence GTGATTGAAGCTCCGGACTTGACCTTGAGTGTGAACTGGTTCAGCGTTACCACTCTTTCCATTGCGATCAAGATGATGTCCGACAAACAATCAACACTAAAGCAGGTCTGTCAGGTGGCTGACAGGACCAAGGTTGCCGTCGAGCGCTTCTGTGATGGCTGTAACTGCTCCCAGGCGGTCTTGACCTCGTTTGCCGATCGTTACGATCTCGACGAGAGTCTGGCGATGCGTATCGCCTCCGGTCTCGGCGGCGGTGTAGGCCGCATGGGGGATGTTTGTGGTACCCTCACCGGCGCGGCGCTGGTGCTGGGTCTGGAGTTGGGGCCCAAGACACGGGAGGAGCCTGATGCCAAGGAGGCGACCTATGTGGCGACCCGACAGCTGCAGGAACGTTTTATCGAACGCCACGGCAGCAGCCGGTGCAAGCAGCTGCTGGAGAAGGATCTGAGTATCGCGGAGGAGTATCAGCAGGCAAAAGCACTGGATCTGTTTAAAACCCGCTGCCCCGATTATGTGGAGACGGTGGTGACCCTGCTTGACGATTTGCTCAACGAAAAGAAGACCAATATGAAACAGAAAATCCTAACCATGCTTGAACTGCAGGATGCCATGAACCGCAAGGTGAACAGCGACTGGCTGGATGCGGGCTATCCCTGGTACCGGGCAATCTGGACCGAGTGTGCCGAAATGCTCGACCACTATGGCTGGAAGTGGTGGAAACATCAGAAGCCCGACATGCAACAGGTCCACCTGGAGATCGTCGATATCTGGCACTTTGCCCTGAGTGACCTGATCCTGCATAACACCACCCTCGAGGAGGCCGCGGAACTGGCCATGAAGGGATTGGGTGAACCCTCTGAGGCGGTTGATTTCAGGACTTCCATCGAGCAGCTGGCGATGGCCAGCATTCAGACACAATCCGCTGACATCAGCCATTTCGCGGCTGTTATGCAGGCGGCCGAGCTGGGTTTCGACGAGCTCTTCAAGACCTACGTGGGTAAGAATGTGCTCAATTTTTTCCGCCAGGATCATGGCTATAAGGAGGGTAGCTATATCAAGATGTGGAATGGACGCGAAGACAACGAACACCTGGCGGAGATCCTGGCCAGGCTCGATGCGAACAGTGCGGATTTCAGCGACGAAATCTATCGCCAGTTGGAGCTCGCCTACCCGGCCGAGTGA
- a CDS encoding quinone oxidoreductase, with protein MNHALMVYEYGGSDTLQWQEVQLAKPASGEVRIKHSAVGLNFIDVYHRTGLYPAGKLPFIPGLEAAGTVESVGEGVTEFAPGDRVAYAGGPLGAYAESRNFPAERLIKLPEGIGERQAAAMMLKGMTAEYLIRRTYPVQAGETILVHAAAGGVGQLLCQWALALGAEVIATVGSEKKAEVVRNLGCHHIINYRSEDIVDRVRAITDGDGVPVVYDSVGKDTFQASLSVLAPRGTLVSFGQASGKVPSFDITQLSAKGSLYLTRPTLFDYTRTREQLLQSSGALFDAILGGEIKLEIAQEYPLREAARAHQALESRMTRGSTLLLPD; from the coding sequence ATGAACCATGCATTAATGGTCTATGAATATGGCGGTAGCGATACCTTGCAATGGCAGGAGGTTCAACTCGCCAAACCCGCTTCTGGTGAAGTGCGCATAAAACATAGCGCCGTCGGGCTCAACTTCATCGATGTCTATCATCGCACCGGTCTCTACCCCGCAGGGAAGCTTCCCTTTATTCCAGGACTCGAGGCGGCGGGCACCGTGGAGTCGGTAGGGGAGGGTGTTACGGAGTTTGCGCCGGGTGATCGGGTAGCCTATGCGGGCGGTCCCTTGGGTGCCTATGCGGAGTCTCGGAATTTTCCCGCTGAGCGATTGATCAAACTGCCTGAAGGTATCGGTGAGAGGCAGGCTGCGGCGATGATGCTCAAGGGCATGACGGCTGAGTACCTGATTCGGCGAACTTACCCGGTGCAGGCGGGAGAGACCATACTCGTCCATGCGGCTGCGGGCGGCGTGGGGCAACTACTCTGCCAATGGGCGCTGGCACTCGGTGCTGAAGTCATCGCTACCGTCGGCAGTGAGAAGAAAGCGGAAGTGGTGCGTAATCTTGGTTGCCACCACATCATCAACTACCGCAGCGAGGATATCGTGGACCGGGTCCGGGCAATTACTGACGGCGACGGTGTCCCGGTGGTCTACGACTCGGTGGGAAAGGATACCTTCCAGGCATCCCTCTCTGTGTTGGCGCCCCGCGGAACCCTGGTCTCTTTCGGTCAGGCATCCGGAAAGGTGCCGTCCTTCGATATCACCCAGCTGAGCGCCAAGGGTTCCCTCTACCTGACCCGCCCCACGCTCTTCGACTACACCAGGACCAGGGAGCAGCTGTTGCAGAGCTCAGGCGCGCTGTTCGATGCGATCCTGGGGGGAGAGATCAAGCTGGAGATTGCCCAGGAGTATCCACTCAGGGAGGCGGCGAGGGCTCACCAGGCTCTCGAGTCACGTATGACCAGGGGCAGCACGCTGCTTCTGCCTGACTGA
- a CDS encoding ArsR/SmtB family transcription factor, giving the protein MSSTHFKHDLFNEFSRVAKAMSNGYRLELLEFLAQGERSVDALAQVSGLTVANTSQHLQQLRQAGLVTNRKEGHKVFYRLSGMDVSSLLASLREVAERRLAEVDRLVDDYLKVKDSLEPIPASELLERAKQGLVTVLDVRPSEEYESGHLPGAINIPLHELETHLDKLNPEREVVAYCRGPHCVLAFDAVAKLRQKGLTAHRLEGGLPEWMLEGLPVEK; this is encoded by the coding sequence ATGTCAAGCACGCACTTCAAGCACGATCTGTTCAATGAATTTTCCCGGGTCGCAAAGGCGATGAGCAACGGTTACCGGCTGGAGCTGCTGGAGTTTCTGGCCCAGGGCGAACGCAGCGTGGATGCCCTGGCCCAGGTATCGGGGTTGACAGTGGCCAACACCTCGCAGCACCTGCAGCAACTGCGCCAGGCAGGCCTGGTGACTAACCGCAAGGAAGGGCACAAGGTTTTCTACCGATTGAGTGGCATGGATGTCTCATCCCTGCTCGCATCGTTGCGAGAAGTGGCGGAACGCCGATTGGCCGAGGTGGACCGTCTTGTGGATGACTATCTGAAGGTCAAGGACAGTCTGGAGCCCATACCCGCCAGCGAATTGCTTGAGCGCGCTAAACAGGGCCTGGTCACGGTATTGGATGTACGTCCCAGCGAGGAGTATGAATCGGGACATCTGCCGGGCGCCATAAACATCCCGCTTCATGAACTGGAGACGCATCTGGATAAACTGAATCCTGAGCGTGAAGTCGTGGCCTACTGCCGTGGCCCGCATTGTGTACTTGCCTTCGATGCCGTGGCCAAGCTGAGACAGAAGGGATTGACGGCTCACCGTCTGGAGGGTGGGCTGCCGGAGTGGATGTTAGAGGGATTGCCGGTGGAGAAGTGA
- a CDS encoding sterol desaturase family protein: MNWNEWVLGNELPIRLIFFFGVFAIIALWEIHSPRRQLTVSKGARWINNLGLVALNTVILRLLFPAAAVGVALLAQKQGWGLLNYVAIPFPLSVIIAVVAMDFVIYLQHVMVHAVPLLWRLHRVHHADLDYDVTTGARFHTIEIILSMLIKMATIILLGPPLVAVVIFEILLNATAMFNHGNISIPERIDRVLRLFVVTPDMHRVHHSVHAPMANSNFGFNLPWWDRLFGTYVAQPPEGHVEMEIGLNEFRDPQQVDRLPGMLMLPFVRELGEYTINRRW; encoded by the coding sequence ATGAATTGGAATGAGTGGGTACTCGGCAACGAACTCCCGATCCGTCTGATTTTCTTTTTCGGCGTGTTTGCGATCATCGCTCTGTGGGAGATCCACTCGCCGCGCCGTCAGCTCACTGTTTCCAAGGGGGCGCGCTGGATCAACAATCTCGGGCTTGTCGCGCTCAATACAGTGATTCTGCGCCTGCTCTTCCCGGCAGCCGCGGTGGGCGTGGCGCTCCTCGCCCAGAAACAGGGCTGGGGACTACTCAACTACGTTGCGATCCCTTTTCCGCTCTCGGTCATCATCGCCGTGGTGGCGATGGATTTCGTCATCTACCTGCAACATGTCATGGTCCACGCCGTTCCCCTGCTCTGGCGCCTGCATCGGGTGCACCATGCCGACCTCGACTACGACGTCACCACCGGCGCACGCTTCCATACCATTGAGATTATCCTCTCCATGCTGATCAAGATGGCTACCATTATTTTGCTTGGTCCACCGCTTGTGGCGGTGGTGATTTTCGAGATTCTGCTCAATGCCACCGCAATGTTCAATCACGGCAATATCTCGATCCCGGAAAGGATCGACCGGGTGTTGCGGCTGTTTGTGGTCACCCCGGACATGCACCGGGTTCATCACTCGGTTCACGCCCCCATGGCCAACTCCAATTTCGGCTTCAATCTGCCCTGGTGGGATCGCCTTTTCGGCACCTATGTCGCCCAGCCCCCTGAAGGGCATGTGGAGATGGAGATCGGCCTGAACGAGTTTCGCGACCCGCAACAGGTGGACAGGCTCCCGGGCATGCTGATGCTGCCGTTTGTGCGCGAGCTGGGTGAATACACCATCAACCGGCGCTGGTGA
- a CDS encoding DsrE/DsrF/TusD sulfur relay family protein, with protein sequence MHILIILNDPPYGTERSYNGLRLAKALGREEARVTLFLLADAVVCANRGQKVPQGFYNVELMLNSVIRKGEVLLCASCMDARGVGDDDLVAGARRSSMKELGEKTLTADKVLVF encoded by the coding sequence ATGCACATCCTCATCATTTTGAACGATCCCCCGTACGGCACCGAGCGCAGCTATAACGGACTGCGCCTGGCCAAGGCGCTTGGCAGGGAAGAGGCCAGAGTCACGTTATTCCTTCTGGCCGACGCCGTGGTTTGTGCAAACCGCGGTCAGAAAGTACCCCAGGGTTTTTACAACGTGGAGCTGATGCTCAATTCGGTCATCCGTAAAGGCGAGGTGCTGCTTTGCGCCAGCTGCATGGATGCTCGCGGTGTCGGCGATGACGATCTCGTGGCCGGTGCCCGCCGCAGCAGCATGAAAGAACTGGGTGAAAAGACGTTGACGGCGGATAAGGTGCTTGTCTTTTAG